One genomic window of Luteitalea pratensis includes the following:
- a CDS encoding secretin N-terminal domain-containing protein, which translates to MPIGRTGALVALLGVLCLGAAACATSGAYNRGKDAYLQGEYDVAVANFRDALQEHPDRTDYKGALQQAMSTASLAHLKAAREADEKGDLELAVLEYRKVYEYDPSNRNSMLRAAEIDKELRERAEAARPRPAIESMRETARQRSATPLLNPASREPLEFRLVNSSSQDVLTFIGKATGINVTFESTFRPAMITVDLTGLSLEEGLAQVMTASGTFYKVMNPRTIMVIPDTPPKRTAYEEQVIRTFYLSHADAAELVQTVQQILQLPGLPVQPRVLANKTQNSLTVRASDRVMNIIDQVIRNNDKPRAELVVDVEIIEVNRVRAKEVGLNLSQYAVGAIFSPEQPPNTGEGGQPPFNLNTITRGISAADFYLTVPQAVVNFLATDSNNKIIAKPQLRGTEGQVITLDLGDEIPVPSTTFGGLGGGGLTTIPINQFNYRTVGIKIKLNKPRVTLEGEIVTELEVESSNLGANIDIAGQSLPTFGTRRVTSFIRMRESESLMLAGLLREDQRRALTGFPGLLHTPILRRIFGNTVDQIQQTDIVFLLTPRLVRSSEVTQENLDPIYIGSQQNLGLTGAPPLIATEPAPPEPAPGAAPPAAAPAGPGAPTPLAQPVGTLPPQPQTGPVTDRPAVLPTAPLPPPPAGGQQVVPVAPDPNAQPPATAPTTPPPPPGPAPLATARLAVTTPGPEFAVGGGPYTVPITVAGAQRLSTVSLSITYNPSVLRVRSVQPGTFLAQGGVTPTFTHQIDPGVGRVDLTALRPGDQVGATGTGLLATLVFEAIAPGQSTITPTGVASTPEQGSLGLQLVSAAVTVR; encoded by the coding sequence ATGCCAATCGGCCGAACCGGAGCCCTGGTGGCCCTGCTGGGAGTGCTGTGCCTCGGCGCGGCCGCATGCGCCACCTCGGGCGCGTACAACCGCGGCAAGGATGCATATCTGCAGGGTGAATACGACGTCGCCGTCGCCAACTTCAGGGACGCGCTCCAGGAACATCCCGACCGTACCGACTACAAGGGCGCGCTGCAGCAGGCCATGAGCACCGCGTCACTCGCGCACCTCAAGGCGGCGCGCGAAGCCGACGAGAAGGGCGACCTCGAGTTGGCCGTCCTCGAGTACCGCAAGGTCTACGAGTACGACCCGTCCAATCGCAACTCGATGCTGCGCGCGGCCGAGATCGACAAGGAACTGCGCGAGCGCGCCGAGGCGGCACGGCCGCGGCCGGCGATTGAGTCAATGCGCGAGACCGCCCGCCAGCGGTCGGCGACGCCGCTGCTCAATCCCGCGTCGCGGGAGCCGCTGGAATTCCGCCTGGTCAACTCCTCGTCGCAGGACGTGCTGACTTTCATCGGCAAGGCGACGGGCATCAACGTGACCTTCGAATCGACGTTCCGGCCGGCCATGATCACGGTGGACCTCACCGGCCTCTCGCTCGAGGAAGGCCTGGCGCAGGTGATGACGGCGTCGGGCACCTTCTATAAGGTAATGAACCCGCGCACGATCATGGTGATCCCCGATACGCCGCCCAAGCGCACGGCGTACGAGGAACAGGTCATCCGCACCTTCTACCTGTCGCACGCGGACGCGGCGGAACTGGTGCAGACGGTGCAGCAGATCCTTCAGTTACCTGGCCTGCCCGTGCAGCCGCGCGTGCTCGCGAACAAGACCCAGAACAGCCTGACGGTGCGCGCCTCGGATCGGGTCATGAACATCATCGACCAGGTGATCCGCAACAACGACAAGCCGCGCGCCGAGCTCGTCGTCGACGTCGAGATCATCGAAGTCAACAGGGTGCGGGCCAAGGAAGTGGGGCTGAACCTGTCGCAGTACGCCGTGGGCGCGATCTTCTCGCCCGAGCAGCCGCCGAACACAGGTGAAGGTGGGCAGCCGCCCTTCAACCTGAACACCATCACGCGCGGCATCAGCGCCGCCGACTTCTATCTCACGGTGCCGCAGGCAGTGGTCAATTTCCTCGCCACCGACAGCAACAACAAGATCATCGCCAAGCCACAACTGCGGGGCACGGAAGGCCAGGTGATCACGCTCGATCTCGGCGACGAGATCCCGGTGCCGAGCACCACCTTCGGCGGCCTCGGCGGCGGCGGGCTCACCACGATCCCGATCAACCAGTTCAACTACCGCACCGTCGGCATCAAGATCAAGTTGAACAAGCCGCGGGTCACGCTGGAAGGCGAGATCGTCACCGAACTCGAGGTGGAGAGCAGCAATCTCGGCGCCAACATCGACATCGCCGGGCAGAGCCTGCCGACGTTCGGGACACGTCGCGTGACGTCGTTCATCCGCATGCGGGAAAGCGAGTCGCTGATGCTCGCCGGCCTGCTGCGCGAGGACCAGCGCCGGGCCCTGACCGGGTTCCCCGGCCTGCTGCACACGCCGATCCTGCGCCGTATCTTCGGTAACACGGTCGATCAGATCCAGCAGACCGACATCGTGTTCCTGCTGACCCCGCGCCTGGTGCGTTCGTCCGAAGTCACGCAGGAGAACCTGGACCCGATCTACATCGGCAGCCAGCAGAACCTCGGGTTGACCGGCGCGCCGCCCCTGATCGCCACTGAGCCCGCCCCGCCAGAGCCGGCCCCAGGTGCCGCGCCGCCGGCTGCGGCGCCCGCGGGGCCAGGCGCGCCGACACCGCTGGCGCAGCCGGTGGGCACGCTCCCGCCGCAGCCGCAGACCGGCCCGGTCACTGACCGTCCGGCCGTCCTGCCTACCGCCCCGTTGCCGCCTCCGCCGGCCGGCGGCCAGCAGGTGGTGCCCGTCGCACCGGACCCGAACGCGCAGCCGCCGGCGACGGCGCCGACGACACCACCACCGCCACCCGGGCCGGCGCCCTTGGCCACCGCACGTCTTGCGGTGACCACACCGGGGCCGGAGTTCGCCGTCGGCGGTGGTCCCTACACGGTGCCGATCACCGTCGCTGGCGCCCAGCGGCTGTCGACGGTCAGCCTGTCGATCACCTACAACCCGTCGGTGTTGCGGGTGCGATCGGTGCAGCCGGGCACGTTCCTCGCGCAGGGTGGGGTGACGCCGACGTTCACGCACCAGATCGATCCAGGTGTCGGCCGCGTCGACCTGACGGCACTGCGTCCGGGTGACCAGGTGGGCGCCACCGGCACCGGATTGCTCGCCACCCTGGTCTTCGAGGCCATCGCGCCAGGCCAGTCGACCATCACGCCGACCGGGGTCGCGTCCACCCCGGAGCAGGGGAGCCTCGGCCTGCAGCTCGTGTCTGCGGCCGTGACCGTCCGATGA
- a CDS encoding type II secretion system protein produces the protein MTITGEALRVVRRVLPREGGYSFVELIVVAAIILVLATAVLPLSKVGIQRQKEVELRRALREMRTAIDHYKDAADLQQISNLELEPDDMGYPPDLETLVKGATKAGDATQTRLRFLRRIPTDPMTGEAEWGLRSYQDRPESTSWGGQNVFDVYSTAGGTGLDGIRYSEW, from the coding sequence ATGACCATCACGGGCGAGGCGCTGCGCGTGGTGCGCCGCGTGTTGCCGCGCGAGGGCGGTTACTCGTTCGTGGAGCTGATCGTGGTGGCCGCCATCATCCTGGTGCTGGCCACCGCGGTCCTGCCGCTCAGCAAGGTGGGGATCCAGCGCCAGAAGGAAGTGGAACTGCGCCGGGCGCTCAGGGAAATGCGCACCGCGATCGATCACTACAAGGACGCCGCCGACCTGCAGCAGATCTCCAACCTCGAGCTCGAGCCCGACGACATGGGCTACCCCCCGGACCTCGAGACGCTGGTCAAGGGCGCCACCAAGGCCGGCGACGCGACGCAGACCAGGTTGCGCTTCCTGCGCCGCATTCCGACCGACCCGATGACCGGCGAGGCCGAGTGGGGCCTGCGCTCGTACCAGGATCGTCCCGAGTCGACGTCCTGGGGCGGGCAGAATGTGTTCGACGTGTACTCGACAGCGGGCGGGACTGGACTCGATGGCATTCGGTACAGCGAGTGGTGA
- a CDS encoding type IV pilin protein encodes MNRQDTSRARQDPVCRAEAELTSLARRRRGFTLLELMVVMALIVVLAGMAMASYRNSVTLAQEAVLREDLFRMRDAIDQYYADKNKYPSTLESLVSDGYLRTLPQDPFTKSASTWQEIPADPDANNPTAEPGVYNVRSGSERMSMQGTPYSEW; translated from the coding sequence ATGAACCGCCAGGACACGTCACGCGCTCGGCAAGACCCGGTCTGCCGCGCCGAAGCCGAGCTCACGAGCCTTGCGAGGCGAAGGCGGGGCTTCACGCTTCTCGAGTTGATGGTGGTGATGGCCCTGATCGTCGTCCTCGCCGGGATGGCGATGGCGAGTTATCGCAACTCGGTGACGCTGGCACAGGAAGCCGTGCTGCGCGAAGACCTGTTCCGCATGCGGGACGCGATCGACCAGTACTACGCCGACAAGAACAAGTACCCGTCGACGCTGGAGTCCCTCGTGAGCGACGGCTACCTGCGGACGCTGCCCCAGGATCCCTTCACGAAGTCCGCGTCCACGTGGCAGGAGATTCCCGCCGATCCCGACGCGAACAACCCCACCGCGGAGCCCGGGGTCTACAACGTCCGCAGTGGATCGGAGCGGATGTCGATGCAGGGCACGCCATACAGCGAGTGGTGA
- a CDS encoding P-II family nitrogen regulator, with the protein MKMVVAIVRPEKVNSVLEALFRVQVRGLTISRVQGHGGETEHVENYRGTTVKMALSEKVRLEIGVSDGFVETTVNAIIDSARTGEVGDGKIFVMPVESVIRIRTSERDTDAVTPVMPATR; encoded by the coding sequence ATGAAGATGGTCGTCGCAATCGTCAGGCCGGAGAAGGTCAATTCCGTCCTCGAAGCGCTGTTCCGCGTACAGGTGCGTGGGCTCACGATCAGCCGTGTCCAGGGACACGGCGGCGAGACCGAGCACGTCGAGAACTACCGTGGCACGACGGTCAAGATGGCGCTGTCGGAGAAGGTGCGCCTCGAGATCGGCGTCAGCGACGGCTTCGTCGAGACCACGGTCAATGCCATCATCGACTCGGCGCGCACGGGAGAGGTGGGCGACGGCAAGATCTTCGTCATGCCGGTCGAGAGCGTGATCCGCATCCGCACCAGTGAGCGCGATACCGACGCGGTGACACCGGTCATGCCGGCAACGCGCTAG
- a CDS encoding ammonium transporter: MNNADVAWMLMSTALVLLMTPALAFFYGGLVRSKNALNTMMMSFISLGFAGVAWALLGYSLAFAPGTSLVGSLNFSLLRGVTLDPQGTIPHVLFMAFQGTFAVITAALISGAIVERMRFGAYITFITLWVIAVYAPIAHWVWGGGWLATMGALDFAGGTVVHVNAAAAALVASIVIGPRIDHGRQAMLPHNVPFVLLGAGVLWFGWFGFNAGSALAANGIAGLAFANTMLAPMGTLVVWTLLDVVRTGRVTAVGGATAIVVGLVAITPAAGFISPMSSIFLGSIAAFPSYFAIIFRSRTRLDDSLDVVAAHGVGGTVGALLTGVFADKVWSGGGNGLIGGNAGQIGIQALGIAAALFYSGAMTFILLKLIGLVLPLRATTRNEALGLDVTDHGEEAYAEGDGAILIGPELVQSILAAPAVSTERGRA; the protein is encoded by the coding sequence ATGAACAACGCAGATGTGGCGTGGATGCTGATGTCCACGGCGCTCGTGCTGCTGATGACCCCCGCCCTTGCCTTCTTCTATGGCGGGCTCGTCAGGTCCAAGAACGCGCTCAACACGATGATGATGAGTTTCATCTCGCTGGGCTTCGCGGGCGTGGCCTGGGCCCTGTTGGGGTACTCGCTGGCGTTCGCCCCCGGCACATCGCTCGTGGGCAGCCTGAACTTCAGCCTGCTTCGGGGCGTGACACTGGACCCGCAGGGCACGATTCCCCATGTGCTGTTCATGGCGTTCCAGGGCACCTTCGCGGTGATCACGGCGGCGCTGATCTCTGGCGCGATCGTCGAGCGCATGCGCTTTGGCGCCTACATCACGTTCATCACGCTGTGGGTCATCGCGGTCTATGCGCCGATCGCACATTGGGTCTGGGGCGGCGGCTGGCTGGCGACGATGGGCGCACTGGACTTCGCCGGCGGCACCGTCGTGCACGTCAACGCGGCCGCGGCGGCGCTGGTCGCCTCGATCGTGATCGGGCCCCGCATCGACCATGGCCGGCAGGCGATGCTTCCCCACAACGTCCCGTTCGTGCTGCTCGGCGCGGGTGTGCTCTGGTTCGGCTGGTTCGGCTTCAACGCGGGCAGTGCGCTCGCCGCTAACGGCATCGCCGGTCTGGCGTTTGCCAACACCATGCTCGCGCCGATGGGCACGCTCGTCGTGTGGACGTTGCTCGACGTGGTTCGTACGGGACGCGTGACGGCGGTCGGTGGTGCGACGGCGATCGTGGTCGGCCTGGTCGCAATCACGCCGGCGGCTGGCTTCATCAGCCCGATGTCGTCGATCTTCCTCGGGAGCATTGCCGCGTTCCCGAGCTACTTCGCGATCATCTTCCGGAGCCGGACGCGGCTGGACGACTCGCTCGACGTGGTCGCCGCGCACGGCGTCGGCGGCACCGTTGGCGCGCTGCTGACGGGCGTCTTTGCCGACAAGGTGTGGAGTGGTGGCGGTAACGGCCTGATCGGCGGCAACGCCGGCCAGATCGGCATCCAGGCGCTGGGCATCGCTGCTGCCCTCTTCTACAGCGGTGCGATGACGTTCATCCTGTTGAAGCTGATCGGCCTGGTCCTGCCGCTCCGCGCCACCACGCGCAACGAGGCGTTGGGCCTCGACGTCACCGATCACGGCGAGGAAGCCTACGCCGAAGGCGATGGCGCCATCCTCATCGGGCCCGAACTGGTCCAGAGCATCTTGGCCGCCCCGGCGGTATCGACGGAAAGGGGTCGCGCATGA
- a CDS encoding sigma-54 interaction domain-containing protein: MPRQVAVRAESDHLSALLSLGPVLSAAPNLKTALARALEHVAEAVSARSGLIALREGDTPELSVAAATGISWQTAQRVRYKVGEGIIGRVVETGKPVVVPRASQEPLFLNRTGIHKAAAAGEDTTFVCVPICAAGACVGAVGLARPHRPDAADMERLLQFLGVVASLLGYAVRVHSLQQAERQQLVAENAQLREELRERYDFRNIVGSSRPMQALYGQVTQVARSQTTVLIRGESGSGKELIAHAIHYHSTRASKPFIKVNCGALPEGLVESELFGHEAGAFTDARTARKGRFELAHGGTLFLDEVGELSLGTQVKLLRVLQEREFERLGGTQTLRVNVRLIAATNRNLEDAVRERTFREDLYYRLNVFSLFLPPLRDRKPDILLLADHFVEKYAAAHGRDVRRLATTAIDMLMSYHWPGNVRELENCIERAVLVAAGGVIHGHDLPPSLQTAEVSGTLPRISLASATSALEMDLIQDALKTSSGNLARTARLLDTTERIIAYKVKKLGIDLRRFRRE, translated from the coding sequence ATGCCCAGACAAGTGGCCGTCCGGGCCGAGAGCGATCATCTCTCGGCCCTGCTGTCGCTCGGTCCTGTGCTCAGCGCGGCCCCGAACCTGAAAACGGCCCTGGCCCGCGCTCTCGAGCACGTGGCCGAGGCCGTATCCGCACGCAGCGGACTCATCGCCCTCCGTGAGGGCGACACGCCCGAACTGTCGGTCGCGGCGGCGACCGGCATCTCCTGGCAGACGGCCCAGCGCGTCCGTTACAAGGTCGGCGAGGGCATCATCGGGCGCGTCGTCGAGACCGGCAAACCCGTCGTCGTGCCACGGGCCAGCCAGGAACCCCTGTTCCTCAATCGCACCGGCATTCACAAGGCGGCTGCCGCGGGCGAGGACACCACGTTCGTGTGCGTCCCGATCTGCGCGGCGGGGGCCTGTGTCGGTGCGGTTGGACTCGCCAGGCCGCACCGCCCGGACGCGGCGGACATGGAACGCCTGCTGCAGTTTCTCGGTGTCGTCGCTTCCCTGCTCGGGTATGCCGTCCGTGTGCACTCGCTGCAACAGGCCGAGCGGCAGCAACTGGTGGCCGAGAACGCGCAACTGCGCGAGGAATTGCGCGAACGCTACGATTTTCGCAACATCGTTGGCAGCAGTCGTCCCATGCAGGCGTTGTACGGGCAGGTGACGCAGGTCGCGCGCAGCCAGACGACGGTGCTGATCCGCGGCGAATCGGGCAGCGGCAAGGAACTCATCGCGCACGCGATTCATTACCACTCGACCCGGGCCAGCAAGCCGTTCATAAAGGTCAATTGCGGCGCGCTGCCCGAGGGGCTGGTCGAGTCGGAGCTGTTTGGCCATGAGGCCGGCGCCTTCACCGACGCGCGTACCGCGCGCAAGGGCCGTTTCGAGCTTGCGCACGGCGGCACGCTGTTCCTCGACGAGGTCGGTGAGTTGTCGCTCGGGACCCAGGTCAAGCTGCTGCGGGTCCTGCAGGAACGCGAGTTCGAGCGCCTCGGCGGCACGCAGACGCTGCGCGTCAACGTCCGGCTCATCGCGGCGACCAACCGGAATCTCGAGGACGCCGTCCGCGAGCGCACGTTTCGAGAGGACCTCTACTACCGCCTCAACGTGTTCTCGTTGTTCCTGCCGCCCCTGCGCGACCGCAAGCCGGACATCCTGCTGCTGGCCGATCATTTCGTCGAGAAGTACGCCGCTGCGCACGGCAGGGATGTCCGACGCCTTGCCACGACGGCCATCGACATGCTCATGAGCTATCACTGGCCGGGCAACGTGCGTGAACTCGAGAACTGCATCGAACGTGCGGTCCTCGTGGCGGCCGGTGGCGTGATCCACGGCCATGACCTGCCTCCGAGCCTGCAGACCGCGGAGGTCTCCGGCACCCTGCCCCGCATCTCGCTCGCCTCGGCCACGTCGGCCCTGGAAATGGACCTGATCCAGGACGCGCTGAAGACCTCGAGTGGCAACCTCGCGCGGACCGCGCGCCTGCTCGACACCACCGAGCGCATCATCGCGTACAAGGTGAAGAAACTTGGGATTGACCTCCGGCGCTTCCGCCGCGAGTAA
- a CDS encoding outer membrane beta-barrel protein produces MTTTATSAGAPTGASPEAATPAATQPGDVPAAPAPTPWKFLGPVKFTTTLDTYYAYNGNQPASGKNVLRNFDENDNEFSFSYFETTFELLPTEKRWVGFRADIGFGPTATWVNSFDPNDGALEYVQQAYASVLAPVGRGMQIDVGKFNTPIGAEPTETAYNWNYSRSLLFAWAAPYYHMGVRAALPVSDTVTATAFLVNGWNNAKDNNDAKTGAAQVAWKVTPSLTLTQAWMGGPEGPDGAVGWRNLYDTIATWTISPRVSLMGNVDIGRDTYEGQTAAWHGVAAYARFGVLDSWWITPRYEIFEDRDGFATGTAQTIRELTLTSEHTLLKGLSLRVEYRRDWSTEDFFEYKTDEFRSNQNTILFGFVYALASP; encoded by the coding sequence GTGACGACGACGGCGACCTCTGCCGGGGCACCGACTGGAGCGAGTCCCGAGGCTGCGACGCCCGCAGCTACCCAGCCGGGTGACGTCCCCGCCGCGCCGGCACCAACGCCGTGGAAGTTCCTGGGCCCGGTGAAGTTCACCACGACTCTCGATACCTACTACGCCTACAACGGCAACCAGCCGGCATCCGGGAAGAACGTCCTTCGCAACTTCGACGAGAACGACAACGAGTTCTCGTTCAGCTACTTCGAGACCACGTTCGAACTCCTGCCCACCGAGAAACGCTGGGTCGGCTTCCGCGCCGATATCGGATTCGGCCCGACGGCGACGTGGGTCAACTCCTTCGATCCCAATGACGGCGCGCTCGAGTACGTGCAGCAGGCCTACGCCAGCGTGCTCGCGCCAGTCGGGCGTGGCATGCAGATCGACGTCGGCAAGTTCAACACCCCGATCGGCGCCGAACCCACCGAAACCGCGTACAACTGGAACTACTCGCGATCGCTGCTGTTTGCTTGGGCGGCGCCGTATTACCACATGGGCGTGCGCGCCGCCCTGCCCGTATCCGACACCGTCACCGCCACCGCGTTTCTCGTGAACGGCTGGAACAACGCCAAGGACAACAACGACGCGAAGACGGGAGCGGCTCAGGTCGCATGGAAGGTCACCCCGTCGCTCACGCTGACGCAGGCGTGGATGGGCGGGCCCGAGGGGCCTGACGGGGCCGTCGGGTGGCGCAACCTGTACGACACCATCGCCACGTGGACTATCTCGCCGCGGGTGTCCCTGATGGGCAACGTCGACATCGGCAGGGACACCTACGAGGGGCAGACGGCCGCCTGGCATGGCGTCGCCGCGTACGCGCGATTCGGGGTGCTGGATTCGTGGTGGATCACGCCCCGCTACGAGATCTTCGAAGATCGCGACGGTTTCGCCACCGGCACCGCCCAGACCATCCGCGAACTCACCTTGACCAGCGAGCACACATTGCTGAAGGGGTTGTCTCTCCGCGTGGAGTACCGGAGGGACTGGTCCACGGAGGACTTCTTCGAATACAAGACCGACGAGTTCCGCTCGAACCAGAACACGATCCTGTTCGGCTTCGTGTACGCCCTGGCTTCGCCGTAG
- a CDS encoding PKD domain-containing protein — MLAPQRRVSSFVRALALRAALGTTTMALGAVLVGCDKAPLTAPTDSAVTLFANQTVVALNGSVEITANVTEPGGVPVQNGTQVNFTTTLGNIEPAEARTSGGRASARLNAGTASGVAQIRAFSGGAQAEALEVRVGAAAASQLTVTATPSAVGPNGGTVEILAVATGENNQRLPGVPVTFGTSAGTLRDSNVITDGNGEARTVLTTTREATVTATVGTVSATTTVRVTTRPVITLTGPTAAIGEGETTTFTVNVQAQANGDAVRDAVIDFGDGERRSLGALTGSRTIQKAYARKGTYAVTVTVTDTGGEITTAATTVTVEERVINVTLTASPSNPAVNTVVQFTATASGTNIVSYNWNLGDGDTRVTTGPSTSKVYGSSGRRRVTLEVVNAAGQRGEAFIEILVQ; from the coding sequence ATGCTAGCACCGCAACGTCGCGTGTCGTCGTTCGTCCGGGCTCTCGCCCTCAGGGCGGCCCTGGGCACGACCACGATGGCGCTGGGTGCCGTGCTCGTCGGGTGCGACAAGGCGCCACTGACGGCGCCCACCGATTCGGCCGTGACGCTCTTTGCAAATCAGACCGTCGTGGCGCTGAATGGCTCGGTCGAGATCACCGCCAACGTCACCGAACCGGGCGGCGTTCCGGTGCAGAACGGCACGCAGGTCAACTTTACGACGACGCTCGGCAACATCGAGCCGGCGGAGGCCCGCACCAGCGGCGGCCGGGCGAGCGCGCGGCTGAATGCGGGGACGGCGTCGGGCGTGGCGCAGATCCGCGCCTTTTCCGGAGGCGCCCAGGCCGAGGCGCTCGAGGTGCGGGTCGGCGCCGCGGCGGCGTCGCAGTTGACGGTCACCGCCACGCCGAGCGCGGTCGGGCCCAACGGCGGCACCGTGGAGATCCTGGCCGTCGCCACGGGCGAGAACAACCAGCGGCTGCCCGGCGTGCCGGTTACCTTCGGCACCAGTGCCGGCACCCTGCGCGATTCCAACGTCATCACCGACGGCAACGGCGAGGCGCGCACGGTGTTGACGACCACGCGGGAAGCCACCGTCACCGCCACGGTCGGCACGGTCTCGGCCACGACCACCGTCCGCGTCACGACCCGGCCGGTGATTACCCTGACCGGGCCAACCGCGGCCATCGGTGAGGGCGAGACCACGACCTTCACGGTGAACGTCCAGGCCCAGGCCAACGGCGACGCGGTGCGGGACGCCGTGATCGACTTCGGCGACGGTGAACGTCGCTCCCTCGGCGCCCTGACCGGATCGCGCACGATTCAGAAGGCGTATGCCCGAAAGGGCACGTACGCGGTCACGGTGACCGTCACCGACACCGGCGGCGAGATCACGACGGCCGCGACCACCGTGACGGTCGAGGAACGGGTCATCAACGTGACGCTGACCGCCTCGCCGTCCAACCCGGCGGTGAACACGGTCGTCCAGTTCACCGCGACGGCGTCAGGTACCAACATCGTGAGCTACAACTGGAACCTGGGCGACGGCGACACTCGCGTCACCACCGGGCCCAGCACCAGCAAGGTCTACGGATCCTCCGGCCGACGGCGCGTCACCCTGGAAGTGGTAAATGCGGCCGGCCAGCGCGGCGAAGCGTTCATCGAAATCCTCGTGCAGTAG
- a CDS encoding type II secretion system protein → MRHAASIPTESDARGYAMAVLLVAMAVMLTLMMVAMPVWRQQQKREREEELLFRLKQYAHALVLYQRRLPGAAPANLDDLVKERFLRKKYTDPVTGKDFAILRVGQVSPGMTSPLPGLNAPGPGTSTRPGQISGQPAGGSTGPQMGSGPGSGMNTNARPGGIGGAGTQVGAIRGVMSTSTDSSLRVWKGRTRYDQWEVSIEDLTPRGFGAQTPKPGQSNRPNGPGQSRPGQMGPGQSPSQLPGNPYGGTIKR, encoded by the coding sequence ATGAGGCACGCTGCATCCATTCCGACGGAGTCCGACGCGCGAGGCTACGCGATGGCCGTGCTGCTGGTCGCGATGGCGGTCATGCTCACGCTCATGATGGTGGCGATGCCGGTGTGGCGTCAGCAGCAAAAGCGCGAGCGGGAAGAGGAACTGCTGTTTCGCTTGAAGCAGTACGCGCATGCGCTGGTGCTCTATCAGCGCCGCCTCCCTGGCGCCGCGCCGGCCAACCTCGACGACCTCGTCAAGGAACGCTTTCTCCGCAAGAAGTACACGGACCCCGTGACCGGCAAGGACTTCGCCATCCTGCGCGTCGGCCAGGTGTCGCCGGGGATGACCTCGCCCTTACCCGGCCTCAATGCGCCCGGCCCGGGGACGTCGACGCGCCCGGGACAGATCTCGGGGCAACCGGCGGGCGGTAGCACGGGGCCGCAGATGGGGAGCGGGCCGGGGTCCGGCATGAACACGAATGCGCGGCCGGGCGGCATCGGCGGCGCCGGGACCCAGGTGGGCGCCATCCGCGGCGTGATGAGCACCAGCACGGACAGCTCCTTGCGGGTGTGGAAGGGCCGCACACGGTACGACCAGTGGGAAGTCTCGATCGAGGACCTGACGCCGCGAGGGTTTGGCGCCCAGACGCCGAAACCGGGGCAGAGCAATCGGCCCAACGGTCCCGGACAGTCGCGTCCAGGCCAGATGGGGCCCGGACAGTCGCCATCGCAACTCCCTGGCAACCCGTACGGCGGCACGATCAAGCGCTAG